Proteins encoded in a region of the Calditrichota bacterium genome:
- a CDS encoding YicC family protein: MPRSMTGYGVGRADEGGLIVSAEVRSVNNRFLDLALKLPRGLYPFEGEIRDLVRQRLERGRVSLGVNEEWSGEGSGELAVDRNRVALFAKLLRETAEVAGINGEVRLADLFAAGDFFIAGDVEDYRHRLWETARRAIVEALDELTAAGRREADHLARDLRERLSLIRDDLAAVERFAAGQAGQYRARLEARLGELLDDARFDRSRLETEVALAADRLDISEETVRLASHVAAFEATLGQSNGIGKRLNFLLQEMGREVNTIGSKAWLLEISQAGVRMKETLEQMREQVQNLE; this comes from the coding sequence TTGCCGCGAAGTATGACCGGTTACGGCGTCGGCCGTGCGGACGAGGGTGGACTGATCGTTTCTGCCGAGGTTCGGAGCGTTAACAACCGCTTTCTCGATCTGGCGCTTAAACTGCCGCGCGGCCTTTATCCCTTCGAAGGCGAAATCCGCGATCTGGTGCGCCAGCGCCTCGAACGGGGCCGGGTCAGCTTGGGGGTCAATGAAGAATGGAGCGGCGAGGGCAGCGGTGAACTGGCTGTCGACCGCAACCGGGTGGCGCTTTTCGCCAAACTGCTCCGCGAGACCGCCGAAGTAGCCGGGATCAACGGCGAGGTTCGACTCGCCGATTTATTCGCCGCCGGCGACTTCTTTATCGCCGGAGATGTCGAAGACTACCGTCATCGCCTTTGGGAGACGGCCCGGCGGGCCATCGTCGAAGCCCTTGATGAACTTACTGCCGCCGGCAGGAGGGAGGCCGATCATCTCGCGCGGGATCTGCGGGAACGACTCTCTCTGATTCGGGACGATCTTGCCGCCGTCGAACGGTTCGCGGCCGGGCAAGCCGGTCAGTATCGCGCCCGCCTCGAAGCTCGGTTGGGAGAGTTGCTCGACGACGCACGCTTCGACCGTAGCCGGCTCGAAACCGAAGTCGCGCTTGCCGCCGACCGCCTTGATATCAGCGAAGAGACCGTCCGTCTCGCAAGCCATGTCGCCGCTTTCGAAGCGACCCTCGGCCAGTCTAACGGCATTGGGAAACGACTCAATTTCCTGTTGCAGGAGATGGGGCGCGAGGTCAATACCATTGGGTCCAAAGCCTGGCTGTTGGAAATATCGCAGGCCGGGGTCCGAATGAAAGAGACGCTCGAACAAATGCGGGAACAGGTGCAGAATCTTGAGTGA
- a CDS encoding T9SS type A sorting domain-containing protein codes for MVRPTLLIAAVCCALTASGPLLATGSDVVAPFIINGSDGTSLSLALPATALETVAIEGQSFHRIRSDGEGLYGAAGAPAIPAWSRWIEVPTGMRARLEVSAADDERLTSVRLAPSPVYKSDNPNVTDGAIDAAAYATDRFLPEGVAALSEPVVIGDRRYIMLDLTPYRYNAARQELLVSRSLEANVVFEVDPAAPAIANSSSPAWREVTRALSGDAPRRDEPAGRADILGHYVIIVANNQQAVQALQPLAEWRRRMGYLVTIATTAEAGNSADQIRGWFRNAFRDWPVPPTHVLLAGGAFGDLRLPYFMDGQAPQQSWYVSDQQYVTIDGNGDNDLQTWIPEAFVGRFPVGTVEELQHLVAKTIGYERTPFVESNWVEGAVLIAQGVRSCIHTNVAVRELMMGKGVIRDRFFEAYSDYPDAIDVNNISRGVNEGVGFVNFRGYNNWGNVRQAELFQNLRNGWKLPVVFGMVCGTNDFPQGRESPAVGNLWVNGWSGNSPFGAVASYGPTDLYTYTWFNNTHSTTLFHELFYNDVHTLGPLTVLGKLALWRNYPSSRRIGNGHTVGYYFYSYNILGDPALRLWTKTPVEIEVAIPQGVRTGTTLLDFAVTREGDEPVSGAYIHLINGNIRLGGYTDADGQLHLNVPPLAEGEYLVTVVGPNIVPLEGELEVTSASRFVSFGRYSLSDEANGEVEGNGDGRWNPGETINLAAFVRNTGQDALQNVRLAIDTDNPYVVLLRPESPVGDLDAGAESAGGNPFLIHLLHETPHGETVEFRLSAAAGDDRFLGRLELTVVGYDLTATRVAMEGDRQLLPGTTQRVVITLTNGGQLATLPLDASLYCSDPNIQIRLADSFFDAVPVGEARDNRARPFEVSASARAYMGIAVPFGLLLSDEEGRVDSVIIPITLGPVGPTSPQGPDMHGYWAFDSRDTTTGMAPRFERITGTTSLNLVDNDDRANVRGDAGSRAIVNLPFEFVYYGQRFRRITVGSNGWVAMGESDMIAWNNQELGSPIAPAGLIAPFWEDLWSGQVYTRYDQDNGRFIIEWRNYQSVAQGAHTFSVVLYDPTARFTRTGDGEIEFHYISIPQQRDYEEEAVTVGLSSPDRRIRLQLAHAGVWHPASSGALANERAIRFTTGELSDFGGVRGRVTDAATGQPLQGVRVMLEGTGYYGTTDAGGAFTVQRAPIGTYTVVAQRRHFNPASAADIQIETDQFAEIDFSLTHPEYRSDVEEITIYVPPQQIDSTSFNVFNDGNGPLDFDLRLNYEARRDAPWDILFDWNVSALTDNNTFLQGVTTDGNVFYIAGKTTDGNLPHWIYRLDRDGNLIDRFPQVTVDTTATRGYYGIGLSPAGLLCTEKNNVVLISSEGEHISTIPSPHRPSQSVCAAPERGTFFVKGVTQNDIAELDYDGQVVALHRTPEQFRTYGMAWHPADPDGYPLYIFRDNGNIEMEFGTRMQIMKMNPDNNDVRLVRNLVVEAGDVVQDCAITKRWDHLKWVFVALINRPGGDHLIGFEIGPNLTWISYDPKIGTVEPDASQAFNFRFSPEDMPEGRYFIVMEMHHNAFGDRQDIPVNFIVGWDEAPASEIGGTLPTEFAIEAVYPNPFNPAATIRIALPVAAPVEVRLFDAQGRLIRELDLGRMDAGRHSLTLEGADLPSGIYLTRVQAGKQVAIRKAALVR; via the coding sequence ATGGTTCGTCCGACCCTGTTAATCGCTGCCGTCTGCTGCGCACTTACTGCATCCGGCCCGTTGCTCGCAACCGGCTCCGATGTCGTTGCGCCTTTCATTATAAACGGTTCCGACGGCACCAGTCTCAGCCTCGCGCTGCCGGCCACCGCGCTGGAGACGGTAGCCATTGAAGGCCAGTCATTTCATCGCATTAGATCCGATGGTGAAGGGCTCTATGGCGCTGCCGGTGCACCGGCGATTCCCGCCTGGAGCCGCTGGATCGAGGTGCCAACCGGAATGCGCGCCCGTCTTGAAGTTTCCGCTGCGGATGATGAGCGACTGACGTCTGTCCGGCTTGCACCTTCCCCGGTCTATAAGTCGGACAATCCCAATGTCACCGACGGCGCTATAGATGCCGCCGCCTATGCAACGGACCGCTTCCTTCCCGAAGGTGTCGCAGCGTTAAGTGAACCGGTCGTCATCGGCGACCGGAGGTATATCATGCTCGACCTGACACCCTATCGCTACAACGCGGCGAGACAGGAATTGCTCGTCTCGCGCAGTTTGGAAGCGAACGTGGTGTTCGAGGTCGATCCGGCGGCTCCGGCCATCGCCAATTCCTCTTCACCAGCCTGGCGGGAAGTAACTCGCGCCCTCTCCGGCGACGCCCCACGTCGCGACGAACCCGCCGGCCGCGCCGACATCCTTGGGCACTATGTCATCATCGTTGCGAATAATCAGCAGGCAGTCCAGGCACTTCAGCCTCTTGCAGAATGGCGGCGGCGGATGGGCTACCTCGTGACCATCGCGACTACGGCCGAGGCCGGCAACAGCGCCGACCAGATACGCGGCTGGTTCAGAAACGCCTTTCGGGACTGGCCGGTGCCCCCGACGCATGTTTTGCTTGCCGGTGGAGCCTTTGGCGACCTGCGCCTGCCTTACTTCATGGACGGTCAGGCTCCTCAGCAGAGTTGGTATGTCTCAGATCAGCAGTATGTGACGATTGACGGCAACGGCGATAACGACCTCCAGACCTGGATTCCGGAAGCTTTTGTGGGGCGTTTCCCCGTGGGGACGGTGGAAGAACTGCAACATCTCGTCGCCAAGACTATCGGTTATGAGCGGACGCCGTTCGTGGAGTCGAACTGGGTTGAAGGAGCCGTGCTCATCGCGCAGGGTGTGCGCTCGTGCATACACACCAATGTCGCGGTGCGCGAATTGATGATGGGCAAGGGTGTCATTAGGGACCGATTCTTCGAAGCCTATTCCGACTACCCTGACGCAATCGATGTCAACAACATTAGCCGGGGCGTCAACGAAGGGGTGGGATTCGTCAATTTCCGCGGCTACAACAATTGGGGCAACGTCCGGCAAGCCGAACTATTTCAAAACCTTCGCAACGGCTGGAAGTTGCCGGTTGTCTTTGGGATGGTCTGCGGGACCAATGACTTCCCCCAGGGCCGGGAGAGTCCGGCCGTAGGCAACCTCTGGGTCAACGGCTGGTCGGGCAACAGTCCCTTCGGAGCGGTTGCCTCTTACGGACCGACCGACCTCTACACCTATACCTGGTTCAACAATACGCACAGCACGACGCTGTTCCACGAACTTTTCTATAACGACGTTCATACCCTCGGCCCGCTGACCGTCTTGGGCAAACTGGCGCTCTGGCGGAACTACCCCTCCAGTCGCCGGATCGGAAACGGGCACACGGTCGGTTACTACTTCTATTCTTACAACATCCTCGGTGACCCGGCATTGCGACTCTGGACGAAGACACCGGTTGAGATCGAAGTTGCCATACCGCAGGGCGTCCGGACCGGGACGACGTTGCTCGACTTTGCCGTAACGCGGGAGGGTGACGAGCCGGTGTCCGGCGCCTACATTCACCTTATAAACGGCAACATCCGACTTGGCGGTTACACCGACGCGGATGGCCAACTACACCTCAACGTTCCGCCCCTCGCCGAGGGGGAATACCTTGTCACGGTCGTTGGGCCGAACATCGTCCCGTTAGAAGGCGAACTTGAAGTCACCTCGGCAAGCCGGTTTGTCTCATTCGGCCGCTATTCCCTAAGCGACGAGGCGAACGGTGAGGTCGAGGGCAACGGCGACGGTAGGTGGAATCCGGGCGAGACGATCAATCTGGCGGCGTTCGTCCGTAATACCGGCCAGGATGCGCTACAAAACGTCCGTCTTGCCATCGACACCGACAATCCCTACGTCGTGCTCCTGCGTCCCGAATCTCCGGTCGGCGACCTCGATGCCGGCGCTGAATCGGCGGGAGGTAATCCGTTCCTGATTCACCTTCTGCATGAGACTCCGCACGGCGAGACCGTTGAGTTCCGTTTGTCCGCCGCTGCCGGTGATGACCGGTTTCTGGGGCGCTTAGAATTGACTGTTGTTGGCTATGACCTGACTGCGACCCGGGTTGCGATGGAAGGAGACCGGCAGTTGCTCCCGGGGACGACGCAGCGCGTAGTTATCACCCTCACCAACGGCGGGCAGTTGGCGACGCTGCCGCTCGACGCGTCGCTCTACTGCTCCGACCCGAACATCCAAATTCGGCTGGCGGATTCGTTCTTCGACGCCGTTCCGGTAGGTGAAGCGCGAGACAATCGCGCCCGGCCGTTCGAGGTCTCGGCTTCGGCGCGGGCATATATGGGGATTGCCGTGCCTTTCGGACTGCTCTTAAGCGATGAGGAAGGCCGTGTCGATAGTGTGATCATCCCGATCACGCTCGGGCCGGTCGGGCCGACATCGCCCCAAGGACCTGATATGCACGGCTACTGGGCCTTCGACAGCCGCGACACGACGACCGGAATGGCGCCTCGCTTCGAGCGGATCACCGGCACGACGAGCCTTAACCTGGTGGATAATGACGACCGCGCGAATGTCCGCGGCGATGCCGGCAGCCGGGCGATCGTCAATCTGCCGTTCGAGTTCGTCTATTACGGGCAGCGCTTTCGCCGGATTACGGTCGGATCGAATGGCTGGGTGGCAATGGGTGAGTCGGATATGATCGCCTGGAACAATCAGGAGTTAGGCAGCCCGATTGCGCCGGCAGGCCTCATTGCGCCGTTCTGGGAAGACCTCTGGTCCGGGCAGGTTTATACCCGCTATGACCAGGACAATGGGAGGTTCATCATCGAGTGGCGCAACTACCAGAGCGTGGCACAGGGCGCCCACACCTTCTCGGTAGTTCTCTATGACCCGACAGCGCGTTTCACCCGCACCGGTGATGGAGAGATCGAGTTTCATTACATCTCGATTCCCCAGCAGCGGGACTACGAGGAGGAGGCGGTCACGGTCGGGCTATCGTCGCCGGACCGTCGGATTCGACTTCAACTGGCACATGCCGGGGTCTGGCATCCGGCTTCTTCCGGGGCCTTAGCCAACGAGCGTGCGATCCGGTTCACAACCGGCGAACTGAGTGATTTCGGTGGCGTTCGGGGGCGTGTGACCGATGCCGCGACCGGCCAGCCGCTGCAAGGCGTCCGAGTGATGCTCGAAGGCACCGGATACTACGGCACCACCGACGCCGGCGGGGCGTTCACAGTCCAGCGTGCACCGATTGGAACTTATACCGTCGTCGCCCAGCGGCGTCACTTCAATCCGGCGTCGGCAGCGGATATTCAGATCGAAACCGACCAGTTTGCCGAAATCGACTTCAGCCTAACCCATCCGGAATACCGGAGTGACGTCGAAGAGATCACCATCTATGTCCCGCCGCAACAAATCGACAGCACATCCTTTAACGTCTTCAACGACGGCAACGGACCGCTCGACTTCGACTTGCGGCTCAACTACGAAGCCCGCCGGGACGCACCCTGGGACATTCTCTTCGACTGGAATGTCAGCGCACTTACCGACAACAACACCTTCCTCCAGGGCGTGACCACCGACGGCAATGTCTTCTACATTGCCGGAAAGACGACCGATGGCAATCTGCCGCACTGGATCTATCGCCTGGATCGCGACGGGAATCTGATCGATCGCTTTCCTCAAGTGACCGTCGATACGACGGCGACCCGGGGCTATTATGGCATCGGCCTCTCGCCGGCAGGCTTGTTATGCACGGAGAAGAACAACGTCGTGCTCATTTCTTCGGAAGGTGAGCACATCAGCACTATTCCGTCGCCGCATCGACCGTCCCAGTCGGTCTGCGCGGCTCCGGAGCGGGGGACGTTCTTTGTCAAAGGAGTCACCCAGAACGACATCGCGGAACTCGACTACGACGGACAGGTCGTGGCACTGCACCGGACTCCGGAACAGTTCCGGACCTACGGTATGGCCTGGCATCCGGCCGACCCGGACGGCTATCCGCTTTACATCTTTCGCGACAACGGCAACATCGAAATGGAATTCGGCACCCGCATGCAGATCATGAAGATGAATCCCGACAACAACGACGTGCGTCTGGTGCGGAACCTGGTCGTCGAAGCCGGCGATGTCGTCCAGGACTGCGCCATCACCAAGCGTTGGGATCATCTGAAGTGGGTCTTTGTCGCGCTTATCAATCGGCCGGGTGGAGACCACTTGATCGGCTTTGAGATTGGTCCGAACCTGACCTGGATTTCCTACGATCCAAAGATCGGCACCGTGGAACCGGATGCCAGTCAGGCGTTCAACTTCCGCTTCAGCCCGGAAGATATGCCCGAAGGCCGCTACTTTATTGTGATGGAGATGCATCACAACGCCTTCGGCGACCGGCAGGATATCCCGGTCAACTTCATCGTCGGCTGGGACGAAGCACCTGCTTCGGAGATAGGCGGGACGCTTCCTACGGAGTTTGCCATCGAAGCGGTCTATCCCAACCCCTTCAACCCGGCGGCGACAATCCGGATAGCCTTGCCGGTGGCGGCGCCGGTCGAAGTGCGCCTTTTCGACGCACAGGGACGACTCATCCGGGAACTCGATCTGGGGAGAATGGACGCCGGACGGCATTCATTAACGCTCGAAGGTGCCGATCTGCCGAGCGGTATCTATCTAACCCGGGTGCAAGCCGGGAAGCAGGTTGCCATCCGCAAGGCGGCGCTCGTTCGGTAA
- a CDS encoding uracil-DNA glycosylase, producing the protein MNPPETAAMRYLRQLAESEPVVFLERNVVKIALPRSGETSTGRARLLGEVRAEASVCRKCNLCEGRQTVVFGVGNPEAMLMFIGEGPGADEDRQGEPFVGRAGQLLNKIIAAMKMRREEVYIANIVKCRPPDNREPAPEEAVACLPYLRRQIEIIDPVVLVALGKTAAVYLLGLNPATPVSALRGRIQSYLGKPLIVTFHPAYLLRNPSAKAEAWADMQKALKLLSGELTFDAGSTTGDLV; encoded by the coding sequence ATGAACCCTCCTGAAACCGCCGCGATGCGCTACCTCAGGCAACTCGCCGAGTCCGAACCAGTCGTCTTTTTGGAGCGGAACGTCGTCAAGATCGCCCTGCCTCGCAGTGGGGAGACATCAACGGGGCGCGCCAGGTTGCTCGGCGAGGTTCGGGCTGAGGCGTCGGTCTGCCGCAAGTGCAACCTCTGCGAGGGACGCCAAACGGTCGTTTTCGGCGTCGGCAATCCCGAAGCGATGCTGATGTTTATTGGTGAAGGACCGGGCGCCGATGAAGACCGGCAGGGTGAGCCGTTTGTCGGCCGGGCTGGACAGTTGCTCAACAAGATCATCGCGGCGATGAAGATGCGGCGAGAGGAGGTTTATATCGCCAACATTGTCAAGTGTCGCCCACCCGATAATCGCGAACCTGCGCCCGAAGAAGCGGTTGCTTGTCTGCCCTACCTGCGCCGCCAGATCGAGATCATCGACCCGGTCGTTCTCGTCGCACTGGGCAAGACGGCTGCCGTCTATTTGCTCGGACTCAACCCTGCGACTCCCGTCAGCGCCCTAAGAGGTCGTATCCAGAGCTACCTGGGTAAGCCGCTCATTGTTACCTTCCATCCCGCCTACCTGCTGCGCAATCCCTCTGCCAAGGCCGAGGCTTGGGCCGATATGCAGAAGGCGCTCAAATTGCTCTCGGGGGAGTTGACCTTTGATGCCGGGAGCACAACCGGAGATCTGGTCTGA
- the coaBC gene encoding bifunctional phosphopantothenoylcysteine decarboxylase/phosphopantothenate--cysteine ligase CoaBC, which translates to MTEDEGLPLSGRKVLLAVTGGIAAYKSCYLTREIVRAGGQVQVLMSAAATQFVGPLTFATLSGRPVLDRMFPDPPPADPIHLVAGHFGDLLVIAPATADFLAKAAHGFADDLPSSALLAFTGPVLLAPAMNPAMWQSPAVIENVARLRDRGLHFIGPERGDMGGVHEEPGVGRMSEPEAILARCEELLADRTRWAGRRVVVTTGPTRESLDPVRFISNRSSGRMGDAIAREAVLRGAEVFLIRGRGAEGMAPPGVDVVPVESASEMADAVKIIFEDADLLIMAAAVADWRPRKVAETKLKKRDGAPALEWEETEDILSWAGRNRSRQAVVGFALETTGHLAEASAKLKAKGVDLIALNDPTRGDSRFGGDTIRLTLVGREGDPVELPVLDKRAAARRLLEAAGRYLPHL; encoded by the coding sequence ATGACGGAGGATGAAGGTCTTCCCCTATCCGGCCGGAAGGTTCTCCTTGCCGTAACCGGGGGTATTGCCGCATACAAATCCTGCTACCTGACTCGTGAGATTGTCCGGGCCGGCGGTCAGGTGCAGGTTCTTATGAGCGCTGCTGCAACGCAGTTCGTCGGGCCGCTCACCTTTGCGACTTTGAGCGGGCGTCCGGTGCTCGACCGGATGTTTCCCGATCCTCCACCGGCCGATCCCATCCACCTTGTCGCGGGGCATTTTGGCGACCTCCTGGTCATCGCACCTGCGACGGCCGATTTCCTTGCCAAAGCGGCGCATGGCTTCGCCGACGATCTGCCGTCGTCGGCGCTGCTGGCATTCACCGGGCCGGTACTCCTGGCGCCGGCGATGAATCCGGCGATGTGGCAAAGCCCGGCAGTCATAGAGAATGTCGCCCGGCTGCGCGACCGGGGACTTCACTTCATCGGCCCCGAACGTGGCGATATGGGCGGCGTTCACGAAGAGCCGGGCGTTGGCCGGATGAGCGAGCCCGAGGCGATCCTGGCGCGCTGCGAAGAACTGCTCGCCGACCGCACCCGCTGGGCCGGCCGCAGGGTCGTTGTTACAACCGGCCCGACCCGTGAGTCACTCGACCCGGTGAGGTTTATCAGCAACCGTTCGAGCGGCCGCATGGGCGATGCCATCGCCCGCGAAGCCGTCTTGCGAGGAGCCGAGGTCTTCTTAATTCGGGGCCGGGGGGCGGAAGGTATGGCTCCACCGGGAGTCGATGTCGTTCCGGTCGAGAGCGCGTCCGAAATGGCCGATGCGGTGAAGATAATCTTCGAGGACGCCGACCTCCTGATTATGGCTGCCGCGGTTGCCGACTGGAGACCGCGAAAGGTGGCCGAAACGAAACTAAAGAAGCGCGACGGAGCGCCGGCTCTCGAATGGGAAGAGACCGAGGATATTCTCTCCTGGGCGGGTCGGAATCGCTCCCGTCAGGCGGTCGTAGGCTTCGCGCTCGAAACGACCGGACACCTTGCCGAAGCGAGTGCGAAATTGAAAGCCAAAGGCGTCGATCTGATCGCTCTCAACGATCCTACCCGCGGCGACTCCCGGTTTGGAGGCGATACGATCCGGCTCACTCTGGTCGGTCGGGAAGGCGATCCGGTCGAACTGCCGGTCCTTGACAAACGCGCTGCCGCACGTCGTCTGCTCGAAGCCGCCGGACGCTACCTACCGCACCTATGA
- the dnaB gene encoding replicative DNA helicase: MAARELPAKRQARTKPRPITLPGGRIPPHSLEMERAALCSALIDPNGMSKVDDILEPASFYDRRHQIIFEAMKRLGHRSLPIDILTVSEDLRTAGQLEDAGGDTYLAELSMETATSAHAATYARVIQDHFALRELIYHAARITEEAYESPKAEELLDRAMAAIFEITSSRKTGGFQQMEKVAHAALDYIDRLYQRQDTQLTGIGTGFTKLDDLTGGFQNGELIIVAARPSMGKTALGLDMARNAALRFGKGVGFFSLEMASIAICLRMLSAASSIEHNRIRNARGLNQTEFARVADAAGKLSEMNFHIDDTGNLNITELRARARRLKQQHNIDIIFIDYLQLMQPPKADNREQEVAQISRALKGLARELDIPVVAMSQLSRAVEHRGGEKIPQLADLRDSGAIEQDADVVMFIHRESYYMTKDEIARKADKEGKSEEEIRNAAGIILRKQRNGPTGEVDLIFNNQYTRFDNKIDPAQVPDYVPAPASRAVREEEAPF, encoded by the coding sequence ATGGCTGCTCGTGAACTGCCAGCGAAGCGCCAAGCCCGGACGAAGCCCCGTCCGATAACGCTTCCGGGGGGGCGCATCCCGCCCCACAGCCTTGAGATGGAGCGCGCCGCCCTCTGCTCGGCTTTGATCGACCCCAACGGAATGTCGAAGGTCGATGACATCCTCGAACCAGCCAGTTTCTACGACCGGCGGCACCAAATCATCTTCGAAGCGATGAAGCGGCTCGGCCACCGCAGTCTGCCCATCGACATCCTGACCGTCAGCGAAGACCTCCGCACCGCCGGTCAACTCGAAGACGCCGGCGGCGATACCTATCTGGCCGAACTCTCGATGGAGACCGCCACCTCGGCCCATGCGGCGACCTACGCCCGGGTCATTCAGGATCACTTCGCACTGCGGGAGTTGATCTACCACGCCGCCCGGATCACGGAGGAGGCCTACGAGTCTCCCAAGGCCGAAGAACTGCTCGACCGGGCCATGGCCGCCATCTTTGAGATCACCTCGAGCCGGAAGACGGGCGGATTCCAACAGATGGAAAAGGTCGCCCACGCCGCGCTCGACTACATCGACCGCCTCTACCAGCGGCAAGATACGCAACTGACCGGCATCGGGACCGGCTTCACCAAACTGGACGATCTTACCGGCGGCTTTCAGAACGGCGAACTGATCATCGTCGCGGCGCGGCCGTCGATGGGGAAGACCGCCCTTGGCCTCGATATGGCTCGCAATGCCGCGCTGCGCTTCGGCAAAGGCGTCGGCTTCTTCTCGCTCGAAATGGCTTCGATTGCTATATGCCTCCGGATGCTCTCGGCCGCTTCGTCCATCGAACATAATCGCATTCGCAACGCCCGGGGCTTGAATCAAACTGAGTTTGCCCGCGTCGCCGACGCCGCCGGTAAGTTGTCCGAGATGAACTTCCACATCGACGACACCGGCAATCTCAACATCACTGAACTCCGGGCCCGGGCGCGGCGCCTGAAGCAGCAGCACAACATCGACATCATCTTCATTGACTACCTGCAGTTGATGCAGCCGCCCAAAGCCGACAACCGCGAGCAGGAGGTGGCGCAGATTTCCCGCGCGCTAAAGGGCCTGGCGCGGGAACTCGACATCCCGGTGGTGGCGATGTCGCAACTCTCGCGCGCCGTCGAGCATCGCGGCGGCGAGAAGATTCCCCAACTGGCCGACCTGCGCGACTCCGGAGCCATCGAACAGGACGCCGACGTGGTGATGTTCATTCACCGCGAGAGTTACTACATGACCAAGGACGAAATCGCCCGCAAGGCGGACAAGGAGGGCAAGTCGGAGGAGGAGATCCGCAACGCCGCCGGCATCATCCTGCGCAAACAGCGCAACGGCCCTACCGGGGAAGTCGATCTGATCTTTAATAACCAATACACCCGGTTCGACAATAAGATTGACCCTGCTCAGGTGCCCGACTACGTGCCTGCGCCGGCAAGCCGGGCGGTTCGTGAAGAAGAGGCACCATTTTAA
- a CDS encoding DUF4398 domain-containing protein, producing MTLRTSPLLLGIITALLLLAVGCDTTADRELQRAEEALNAALRAGADASASEDYNKAEQLLVLAQEKAQLKEISEARRLAIESKILAEDALKKAEERERILEAESERIGKGR from the coding sequence ATGACCTTAAGGACCTCTCCCCTGCTGTTGGGGATTATCACCGCACTGCTGCTACTTGCGGTCGGTTGCGACACGACCGCCGATCGCGAATTGCAACGTGCCGAAGAAGCGCTCAACGCCGCCCTCCGCGCTGGAGCCGATGCGAGCGCTTCGGAAGATTACAACAAGGCTGAACAACTGCTCGTCCTGGCTCAGGAGAAAGCGCAATTGAAGGAAATCTCCGAAGCGCGCCGCCTGGCTATCGAATCGAAGATTCTTGCCGAAGACGCCCTCAAGAAGGCGGAAGAGCGCGAGAGGATACTTGAGGCCGAATCGGAGCGAATCGGTAAAGGACGGTAG
- a CDS encoding guanylate kinase: protein MLSEPRRGCLVVLSAPSGGGKSTVIKEIVRRRPDFTYSVSATTRPRRQYETDGVHYHFLSREEFETGIHEGRFLEWEEVHGDLYGTDRHPIDSAVSEGRNVLLDIDVNGGERVAAAFPETILIFLYPPSLDELRRRLRARGADDESAIERRLARYPMEKEKGDRYPHRIVNEDIEVTIEAIMSIIESYRDKGEQ from the coding sequence ATCTTGAGTGAACCGCGGCGAGGCTGCCTGGTCGTTCTTTCAGCTCCTTCAGGCGGCGGCAAATCGACTGTTATCAAGGAGATCGTCCGCCGCCGGCCCGACTTTACCTACAGCGTCTCCGCGACCACACGGCCCCGCCGGCAGTATGAAACCGACGGCGTTCATTATCACTTTTTGAGTCGGGAGGAGTTTGAGACCGGTATCCACGAAGGCCGTTTCCTTGAATGGGAGGAAGTTCACGGCGACCTTTACGGCACCGACCGGCATCCGATAGACTCGGCCGTAAGCGAAGGTCGGAACGTCTTGCTCGACATCGACGTCAACGGCGGGGAGCGCGTAGCAGCGGCATTCCCGGAAACGATCCTGATCTTTCTCTATCCGCCGTCGCTGGACGAACTGCGCCGCCGGCTAAGGGCTCGCGGCGCAGACGACGAATCTGCCATCGAACGCCGACTGGCTCGCTATCCGATGGAAAAGGAAAAGGGCGACCGCTACCCCCACCGGATAGTCAACGAAGATATCGAAGTGACGATCGAGGCAATAATGAGTATTATCGAATCTTATCGAGACAAGGGAGAACAATAA